A window of the Streptomyces formicae genome harbors these coding sequences:
- a CDS encoding AAA family ATPase has translation MSDTALLSIGHRALPDASLPGVADARLLPDTEFQEAWASIALPTDMKDLMLRGAVAGIQLRQAVPFDAVPLHGITLLTGEPGVGKTTVARGLADKIARGLPSDPPWVFVEVDPHALASASLGRSQRSVENLFGTVLDETANVGPLVVLVDEVETLLTDRAALSMDANPVDVHRAVDAALVGLDRLARRHPHVFVLATSNFPDAIDPALTSRADTVIRVPLPDRTARRWILEHTVTAIAAAFPGARSLLTADSLDVAADHAEGLDGRRLRKAVAAACSRNPEAQGDPNRVTVQDLLDAIGHARETS, from the coding sequence ATGAGCGACACCGCACTTCTCTCTATCGGCCACCGCGCCCTCCCTGATGCCTCGCTTCCTGGAGTGGCGGACGCCCGGCTCCTCCCTGACACGGAGTTTCAAGAGGCATGGGCGAGCATCGCACTGCCCACTGACATGAAGGACCTGATGCTCCGCGGCGCTGTGGCCGGCATCCAGCTCCGTCAGGCCGTCCCCTTCGATGCCGTACCCCTGCACGGCATCACCCTCCTCACCGGCGAGCCGGGCGTGGGCAAGACCACCGTCGCCCGCGGACTCGCCGACAAGATCGCCCGAGGTCTTCCTTCTGATCCCCCCTGGGTGTTCGTCGAGGTGGACCCTCACGCCCTGGCCAGTGCCTCGCTGGGCCGAAGCCAGCGCAGCGTGGAAAATCTCTTCGGCACTGTTCTCGACGAAACGGCGAACGTCGGCCCTCTCGTTGTGCTTGTCGATGAGGTGGAGACCCTGCTGACCGACCGCGCAGCCCTGTCCATGGACGCCAACCCGGTGGACGTACACCGTGCGGTAGACGCGGCCCTGGTCGGACTCGATCGCCTCGCGCGTCGGCACCCCCACGTCTTCGTCCTCGCCACGAGCAACTTTCCCGACGCGATCGACCCGGCCCTGACTTCCCGCGCGGACACCGTCATCCGTGTTCCGCTTCCCGACCGGACAGCCCGCCGCTGGATCCTGGAGCACACCGTCACGGCGATCGCCGCCGCCTTTCCAGGTGCTCGTTCCCTGTTGACGGCCGACTCCCTCGACGTGGCGGCCGATCATGCCGAGGGACTCGACGGTCGGCGACTTCGGAAGGCAGTCGCCGCCGCGTGCTCCCGCAACCCGGAGGCACAAGGCGACCCGAACCGCGTCACCGTTCAGGACCTCCTGGATGCCATCGGCCATGCTCGGGAGACCTCATGA
- a CDS encoding helix-turn-helix domain-containing protein codes for MDEPIDIDALQTLVQQHRAHLGLSLRAAAEQADVPFNTLARVEKGHLPDLANFTRIVDWLGLPPERFFQPTRLRTESTPDVIAYHLSRDPNLTEAAAEKIAGLVKELYGSLAVREIGVKVHLRAASTFTPQASRKLTDLLSAMQSKLMASGAGESAREGG; via the coding sequence ATGGACGAGCCCATCGATATCGACGCACTGCAGACGCTCGTACAGCAACATCGTGCACATCTGGGTTTGAGCCTGCGCGCGGCGGCTGAACAGGCCGATGTGCCGTTCAACACTCTAGCCAGGGTGGAGAAGGGGCACCTGCCCGACCTCGCCAACTTCACCCGGATCGTCGACTGGCTGGGACTGCCTCCTGAGCGTTTCTTCCAACCGACGCGGCTTCGCACGGAGAGCACGCCGGATGTCATCGCCTATCACCTGTCGCGTGACCCCAACCTGACCGAGGCCGCTGCCGAGAAGATCGCTGGGCTGGTGAAGGAGCTCTACGGGAGCCTGGCTGTGCGCGAGATCGGGGTGAAGGTGCACCTGAGGGCGGCGTCGACCTTCACCCCTCAGGCCAGCCGTAAGCTCACAGATCTGCTCAGCGCCATGCAGAGCAAGCTGATGGCCTCCGGGGCGGGCGAATCCGCTCGAGAAGGTGGCTGA
- a CDS encoding ImmA/IrrE family metallo-endopeptidase, translating to MRRGFKSEAERLAERVRAQIGLRPDVPPDVFQLADHLRVEVIDAQELVGMDSLQELELLQPGAFSAATFHLPGGRTVAVYNPCNEPARTKSDIAHELAHVLLGHEVREVQQIGGHAFFTCNPEQEEEANWLAGCLLLPRQLLLRHAYAGTDAQALAAAAGVSVPMARFRLNTSGVLLQARRSRAARSR from the coding sequence GTGCGACGAGGATTCAAGTCGGAAGCGGAACGGCTGGCGGAGCGGGTGCGTGCCCAGATCGGTTTGCGCCCCGACGTGCCCCCGGACGTCTTCCAACTCGCCGATCACCTGCGTGTCGAGGTGATTGATGCGCAGGAACTGGTCGGTATGGACAGCCTGCAGGAGCTGGAGCTGCTACAGCCTGGGGCCTTTTCCGCCGCCACCTTTCATCTGCCGGGTGGTCGTACTGTCGCTGTCTACAACCCCTGCAACGAGCCCGCGCGTACGAAGAGCGACATCGCCCACGAGCTGGCCCATGTGCTGCTCGGCCACGAGGTACGGGAAGTGCAACAGATCGGCGGGCATGCATTTTTTACGTGCAACCCGGAGCAGGAAGAGGAGGCGAACTGGCTGGCCGGCTGCCTGCTCTTGCCCCGTCAGCTTCTGCTCCGGCATGCGTATGCGGGAACCGATGCTCAGGCACTTGCGGCCGCTGCCGGGGTCAGCGTGCCTATGGCGCGTTTCCGTTTGAATACCAGCGGTGTCCTGCTCCAAGCGCGGCGTAGCCGAGCAGCCCGGAGCCGGTGA
- a CDS encoding metallophosphoesterase, which translates to MTAGVAAVGAAGLVYAAGFEARSFRLRRLTVPVLPRGMRPLRVLQVSDIHMVSGQRKKRAWLQSLAGLRPDFVVNTGDNLSDPKGVPEVLDALGPLLDFPGVYVFGSNDYYGPKLRNPARYLFEKAQGRHGLNGNAPAVGAVHNPWEGLRDAFDAAGWVNLGNARGRLKLDSLELAFTGLDDPHIKRDRYDAVAGGPEHDADLSLAVVHAPYIRSLDAFTADGYPLILAGHTHGGQLRVPFYGALVTNCDIDTDRARGLSTHEAAGRTSHLHVSAGCGTNRYTPVRFACPPEATLLTLTPHE; encoded by the coding sequence ATCACGGCCGGTGTCGCAGCAGTCGGCGCCGCCGGTCTCGTCTACGCCGCGGGATTCGAAGCCCGCTCGTTCCGGCTCCGCCGGCTGACGGTCCCCGTCCTGCCACGCGGGATGCGCCCGCTGCGCGTCCTCCAGGTCTCCGACATCCACATGGTCAGCGGCCAGCGCAAGAAGCGTGCCTGGCTGCAGTCGCTTGCGGGCCTGCGCCCCGACTTCGTCGTCAACACCGGCGACAACCTGTCGGACCCCAAGGGCGTGCCCGAGGTCCTCGACGCGCTGGGCCCACTCCTCGATTTCCCCGGCGTCTACGTCTTCGGCTCCAACGACTACTACGGCCCGAAGCTGCGCAACCCCGCCCGCTATCTCTTCGAGAAGGCCCAGGGCCGCCACGGCCTCAACGGCAACGCCCCTGCGGTCGGCGCCGTCCACAACCCGTGGGAGGGGCTGCGCGACGCCTTCGACGCGGCGGGCTGGGTGAACCTCGGCAACGCCCGCGGCCGGCTGAAGCTGGACTCCCTGGAACTGGCCTTCACCGGCCTGGACGACCCCCACATCAAGCGCGACCGCTACGACGCGGTCGCGGGCGGCCCCGAACACGACGCCGACCTCTCCCTCGCCGTCGTCCACGCCCCGTACATCCGCTCCCTCGACGCCTTCACCGCCGACGGCTACCCCCTGATCCTGGCCGGCCACACCCACGGCGGCCAGCTCCGCGTCCCCTTCTACGGCGCCCTGGTCACCAACTGCGACATCGACACCGACCGCGCCAGGGGCCTCTCCACCCACGAGGCCGCGGGCCGCACCTCCCACCTCCACGTCTCGGCCGGCTGCGGCACCAACCGCTACACCCCGGTCCGCTTCGCCTGCCCCCCGGAGGCGACACTGCTGACCCTGACGCCCCACGAATGA
- a CDS encoding glycosyltransferase 87 family protein: MRPPTTALGRVSVATGLATAVTAFLIFVPLHRNWFDLHVYYGTVDYWTDGGRIYDYLKPGTHYGFTYPPFAALVMLPMAVVGWYSAIAISQLLNVAAAAVILYICADATIRRERWTRWFAYAVLGCLFAWLEPVRDTASFGQVNLLLLALVLSDAWLLTSATARERRLDRLAGLGIGLAAAIKLTPAIFIVYLLVTGRRKAAAVATSVAGAATVIAAWADQEASRTYWTEAMWNTDRVGSLAYVSNQSWQGLLARLTEPAAEPSRAVWAIGVLILLCLWAWRARRAVAAGDELAGFALTGIAACLVSPVTWVHHLVWLVPALAVLADSGFRAAPGGERRKQLLFWAGASYALLCSSIVWLWRWNDGGAPGFLGSNAYVWISFCLLLLLPFREAPAAALDGDGPHDHTGASATISACAEATGATGSPSKSRPVSQQSAPPVSSTPRDSKPARSGSAG, from the coding sequence GTGAGACCACCGACCACTGCCCTCGGCCGGGTGTCCGTGGCCACCGGGCTCGCGACAGCGGTCACGGCCTTCCTGATCTTCGTACCGCTCCACCGCAACTGGTTCGACCTGCACGTGTACTACGGCACGGTCGACTACTGGACGGACGGCGGCCGGATCTACGACTACCTGAAGCCGGGCACGCACTACGGCTTCACGTACCCGCCCTTCGCGGCGCTCGTCATGCTGCCGATGGCGGTGGTCGGCTGGTACAGCGCGATAGCGATCAGCCAGCTGCTGAACGTCGCGGCCGCGGCCGTCATCCTCTATATCTGCGCCGACGCGACGATCCGCCGGGAGCGCTGGACCCGCTGGTTCGCGTACGCCGTGCTCGGCTGCCTCTTCGCCTGGCTGGAGCCCGTACGGGACACGGCGAGCTTCGGCCAGGTCAACCTGCTGCTGCTCGCGCTCGTCCTCTCCGACGCCTGGCTGCTGACCTCGGCCACCGCGCGGGAGCGGCGCCTGGACCGGCTGGCCGGACTGGGCATCGGTCTCGCCGCCGCGATCAAGCTCACCCCGGCGATCTTCATCGTCTACCTGCTGGTCACCGGGCGGCGCAAGGCCGCCGCCGTGGCCACCTCCGTCGCCGGCGCCGCCACCGTGATCGCCGCCTGGGCGGACCAGGAGGCGTCCCGTACGTACTGGACCGAGGCGATGTGGAACACGGACCGCGTCGGTTCGCTCGCCTACGTCTCCAACCAGTCCTGGCAGGGCCTGCTCGCCCGGCTCACCGAGCCCGCCGCCGAGCCCAGCCGCGCGGTGTGGGCCATCGGCGTACTGATCCTGCTGTGCCTGTGGGCCTGGCGGGCCCGGCGCGCCGTCGCCGCCGGCGACGAACTGGCCGGTTTCGCACTGACCGGCATCGCCGCGTGCCTCGTCAGCCCCGTCACCTGGGTGCACCACCTGGTCTGGCTCGTCCCGGCGCTCGCGGTGCTCGCCGACTCCGGCTTCCGCGCCGCTCCGGGTGGGGAGCGGCGCAAGCAGCTGCTGTTCTGGGCCGGGGCGAGCTATGCCCTGCTGTGCAGCAGCATCGTGTGGCTGTGGCGGTGGAACGACGGGGGCGCGCCCGGCTTCCTGGGCAGCAACGCGTACGTATGGATCTCGTTCTGCCTGCTCCTGCTGCTCCCCTTCCGGGAGGCACCCGCGGCCGCGCTGGACGGGGACGGGCCTCACGACCACACGGGCGCGTCTGCGACGATAAGCGCATGCGCGGAAGCCACCGGGGCTACGGGGTCCCCCTCAAAATCACGGCCGGTGTCGCAGCAGTCGGCGCCGCCGGTCTCGTCTACGCCGCGGGATTCGAAGCCCGCTCGTTCCGGCTCCGCCGGCTGA
- the mptB gene encoding polyprenol phosphomannose-dependent alpha 1,6 mannosyltransferase MptB, with translation MPVILRVPTATRHVQLLGAVGSAVLAACGVAVGAVPVRDVLAPRSGAAALGLAGAYFGLVLLIAAWALLGRAIRGPEPPTPRTLLLTLALWAAPLLVAPPLFSRDVYSYLAQGAMVEAQMDVYAHGPSRLGGPLTYEVAPLWQHTPTPYGPVFLACAAAIAGFARTEVLTGVIGMRLVALAGVALMVFCLPRLARRCGADPRTALWLGALNPLLLLHLVAGAHNDAVMLGLLGAGLVAALGRWPVAGAVLVTLAALVKAPAALGLLAIALLWGRRLNGRLPRLRAALAVAGTAAVTTAATTAVTGTGYGWIAALDTPVSPENWSLTSSLGRMTGAALTSAGSSLAEFAIPAWHMAGIAATVLAMIAFWRRHHLRRPVYALGLSLTAVALLGPAIRPWYVLWGLFLIAAAAPNGSIRLRRAAAVASGALALAVLPSGFAPDGTQLLLAVGGGAAAVVVLLFAYQLSARGSSGRGRTEPLGSPA, from the coding sequence ATGCCGGTCATCCTCCGCGTCCCCACCGCCACCCGCCATGTCCAGCTGCTGGGAGCGGTCGGCTCGGCGGTGCTCGCCGCCTGCGGGGTGGCCGTCGGGGCCGTACCCGTACGGGACGTGCTCGCGCCGCGCTCCGGCGCGGCCGCGCTCGGGCTGGCCGGGGCGTACTTCGGGCTCGTGCTGCTGATCGCGGCCTGGGCGCTGCTCGGCCGCGCGATCCGCGGACCCGAGCCGCCGACACCCCGCACCCTGCTGCTCACGCTCGCGCTCTGGGCGGCCCCGCTGCTCGTCGCGCCGCCGCTGTTCAGCCGTGACGTGTACAGCTATCTCGCGCAGGGCGCGATGGTCGAGGCGCAGATGGACGTGTACGCGCACGGCCCGTCCCGCCTCGGCGGCCCGCTGACCTACGAGGTCGCGCCGCTCTGGCAGCACACCCCGACCCCGTACGGCCCGGTCTTCCTGGCCTGCGCGGCGGCGATAGCCGGGTTCGCGCGGACGGAGGTGCTCACCGGCGTCATCGGCATGCGGCTGGTCGCGCTGGCCGGGGTCGCGCTGATGGTCTTCTGTCTGCCGCGGCTGGCGCGGCGCTGCGGCGCCGACCCGCGCACCGCGCTCTGGCTCGGCGCGCTGAACCCGCTCCTGCTGCTGCACCTGGTGGCCGGCGCCCACAACGACGCGGTGATGCTGGGGCTGTTGGGTGCCGGCCTGGTCGCCGCACTGGGCCGCTGGCCGGTGGCGGGGGCCGTGCTCGTCACGCTCGCCGCGCTGGTGAAGGCCCCTGCCGCGCTCGGTCTGCTCGCCATCGCGCTGCTCTGGGGCCGGCGGCTGAACGGCCGGCTGCCCCGGCTGCGCGCCGCCCTCGCCGTGGCCGGCACGGCCGCGGTGACCACGGCCGCGACGACCGCCGTCACCGGAACCGGCTACGGCTGGATAGCGGCGCTCGACACCCCCGTCTCGCCGGAGAACTGGTCGCTGACCTCGTCACTCGGCCGGATGACGGGGGCGGCGCTGACGAGCGCGGGAAGCAGCCTTGCGGAATTCGCGATTCCCGCCTGGCACATGGCCGGTATCGCGGCTACGGTGCTGGCCATGATCGCCTTCTGGCGGCGGCACCACCTACGCCGCCCGGTCTACGCGCTCGGTCTGAGCCTGACCGCAGTCGCTCTCCTCGGACCGGCGATCCGCCCTTGGTACGTTCTCTGGGGCCTGTTCCTGATCGCCGCCGCGGCGCCGAACGGCTCGATACGGCTGCGCCGCGCCGCGGCCGTGGCCAGCGGGGCGCTCGCCCTGGCCGTACTGCCCAGCGGGTTCGCCCCGGACGGGACGCAGCTGCTGCTCGCAGTGGGCGGCGGGGCGGCCGCGGTGGTCGTACTGTTGTTCGCCTATCAGCTCAGCGCACGTGGTTCCTCGGGCCGCGGCCGTACGGAACCACTGGGGAGCCCCGCGTGA
- a CDS encoding GatB/YqeY domain-containing protein, translating into MTTLKTKLHEDLTEAIRARDELRSSTLRLTLAAISKEEVAGKQARELSDDEVQKVIAKEAKKRREAADAFAQGGRGEQAEREKAEGEILDAYLPQQLSDDELNAVVAQAVEEARAAGAEGPRAMGAVMKIVNPKVAGRAEGGRVAAAVKKLLAG; encoded by the coding sequence ATGACCACGCTCAAGACCAAGCTGCACGAAGACCTCACCGAGGCGATCAGGGCGCGCGACGAGCTGCGCTCCTCGACGCTCCGGCTGACCCTCGCCGCGATCAGCAAGGAGGAGGTCGCGGGCAAGCAGGCACGCGAACTCTCCGATGACGAGGTGCAGAAGGTGATCGCCAAAGAGGCGAAGAAGCGCCGCGAGGCGGCCGATGCCTTCGCCCAGGGCGGCCGCGGCGAGCAGGCCGAGCGGGAGAAGGCGGAGGGCGAGATCCTCGACGCCTATCTGCCGCAGCAGCTGTCGGACGACGAGCTGAACGCGGTCGTGGCCCAGGCCGTCGAGGAGGCCCGCGCGGCGGGCGCCGAGGGCCCGCGCGCGATGGGCGCGGTCATGAAGATCGTCAACCCGAAGGTGGCGGGTCGCGCCGAGGGCGGCCGGGTCGCCGCAGCCGTGAAGAAGCTCCTCGCCGGCTGA
- a CDS encoding transglycosylase domain-containing protein, with amino-acid sequence MANKRSGGGLTGTQQAAKFLGVSVLSGAVLAGIALPAAGALGLAAKGTVEGFDEIPANLKTPPLSQRTTILDAEGGQIATVYSRDRTVVTLKDISPYMQKAIVAIEDARFYEHGAVDLKGVLRALNRNAQEGGVTQGASTLTQQYVKNVFVEEAGDDPDKVAQATQQTLGRKVRELKFAIQVEEELGKKKILENYLNITFFGQQAYGVEAAAKRYFSKSAKDLNLEESALLAGIVQSPSDFEPVNDAHQATLRRNVVLQRMADVKYVSQAEADAAKAKPITLKVSKPKNGCITAVDGAGFFCDYVRKTILNDPAFGKTEEERQKLWNLGGLTIRTTLDPRAQEAANEAATSHVNKDDKVAASVVQVEPGTGKILSMGQSRPYGLDQKKHETVLNLAVEKKMGGTTYGFQVGSTFKPITAAAALEKGITPAQSFSTGSKIQLPMSSFTNCSGSPAGSGIWDPQNETEDETGSWDMTSALGKSINTYFAKLEQMTGLCETVEMAKAMGYERGDGAKLGENPSITLGGEESTPLSMAATYATFANRGTYCTPIAVTSITAADGKSLQVPKSSCSQAMSERTADTINQMLKGVVEDGTGTRAGLSDRDNAGKTGTTNDRKDAWFVGYTPNLSTAVWVGDDVGEKASMYNITIGGQYYDKVCGGCLPGPIWKIAMTGALEASETPSFNHVDVPRGASDKEKDEEDEDKGKPGDSRGGDNGGGDGGQPFPGISFPPGFIGGADGGKTNGGGTNAGAGGRN; translated from the coding sequence ATGGCAAACAAGCGCTCGGGCGGAGGCCTGACCGGGACCCAGCAGGCCGCCAAGTTCCTCGGTGTCAGCGTGCTCTCCGGAGCGGTGCTGGCGGGTATCGCCCTGCCCGCCGCCGGTGCGCTGGGGCTCGCGGCCAAGGGGACGGTCGAGGGGTTCGACGAGATCCCGGCCAACCTCAAGACACCCCCGCTCAGTCAGCGCACCACGATCCTGGACGCCGAGGGCGGTCAGATCGCCACCGTCTACTCCCGTGACCGTACGGTCGTCACGCTCAAGGACATCTCGCCGTACATGCAGAAGGCGATCGTCGCGATCGAGGACGCGCGCTTCTACGAGCACGGGGCGGTCGACCTCAAGGGTGTGCTGCGCGCGCTCAACCGCAACGCGCAGGAGGGCGGCGTCACCCAGGGCGCGTCCACCCTCACGCAGCAGTACGTGAAGAACGTCTTCGTCGAGGAGGCCGGCGACGACCCCGACAAGGTCGCCCAGGCCACCCAGCAGACCCTCGGCCGCAAGGTCCGCGAGCTCAAGTTCGCGATCCAGGTGGAGGAGGAGCTCGGGAAGAAGAAGATCCTCGAGAACTACCTCAACATCACCTTCTTCGGCCAGCAGGCGTACGGCGTCGAGGCGGCGGCCAAGCGCTACTTCTCCAAGTCCGCGAAGGACCTGAACCTGGAGGAGTCGGCGCTGCTGGCCGGCATCGTCCAGTCGCCGAGCGACTTCGAGCCGGTGAACGACGCGCACCAGGCGACCCTGCGGCGCAATGTCGTCCTCCAGCGCATGGCCGACGTGAAGTACGTCTCACAGGCCGAGGCCGACGCGGCGAAGGCCAAGCCGATCACGCTGAAGGTCAGCAAGCCGAAGAACGGCTGCATCACGGCCGTCGACGGCGCGGGCTTCTTCTGCGACTACGTGCGCAAGACCATCCTCAACGATCCCGCATTCGGGAAGACGGAGGAGGAGCGGCAGAAGCTGTGGAACCTGGGCGGTCTGACGATCAGGACCACGCTCGACCCGCGCGCCCAGGAGGCCGCCAACGAGGCCGCCACCTCGCACGTCAACAAGGACGACAAGGTCGCGGCGTCGGTGGTGCAGGTCGAGCCCGGCACCGGGAAGATCCTGTCGATGGGTCAGTCCCGCCCCTACGGACTGGACCAGAAGAAGCACGAGACCGTGCTCAACCTCGCCGTCGAGAAGAAGATGGGCGGCACGACGTACGGCTTCCAGGTCGGGTCGACCTTCAAGCCGATCACGGCCGCCGCTGCGCTGGAGAAGGGCATCACCCCGGCCCAGTCGTTCTCCACCGGCTCGAAGATCCAGCTCCCGATGAGTTCCTTCACCAACTGCTCGGGTTCCCCGGCCGGCTCCGGCATCTGGGACCCGCAGAACGAGACGGAGGACGAGACCGGCAGCTGGGACATGACGAGCGCGCTCGGCAAGTCCATCAACACCTACTTCGCCAAGCTGGAGCAGATGACCGGGCTCTGCGAGACGGTCGAGATGGCGAAGGCGATGGGTTACGAGCGGGGCGACGGAGCCAAGCTCGGCGAGAACCCGTCGATCACGCTCGGCGGTGAGGAGAGCACGCCGCTCTCGATGGCGGCGACGTACGCCACGTTCGCCAACCGCGGCACGTACTGCACCCCGATCGCCGTCACGTCCATCACCGCCGCGGACGGCAAGAGCCTCCAGGTGCCGAAGTCGTCCTGCTCGCAGGCGATGAGCGAGCGGACCGCGGACACGATCAACCAGATGCTGAAGGGCGTCGTCGAGGACGGTACGGGTACCAGGGCCGGGCTCAGCGACCGGGACAACGCGGGCAAGACGGGTACGACGAACGACCGCAAGGACGCCTGGTTCGTCGGCTACACCCCCAATCTGTCCACGGCGGTGTGGGTCGGTGACGACGTCGGCGAGAAGGCGTCGATGTACAACATCACCATCGGTGGCCAGTACTACGACAAGGTCTGCGGCGGCTGTCTCCCGGGACCGATCTGGAAGATCGCGATGACCGGGGCACTGGAGGCTTCCGAGACGCCCTCCTTCAACCACGTCGACGTGCCGCGTGGCGCGAGCGACAAGGAGAAGGACGAGGAGGACGAGGACAAGGGCAAGCCCGGCGACAGCCGCGGCGGTGACAACGGCGGCGGCGACGGTGGTCAGCCCTTCCCGGGCATCTCCTTCCCGCCGGGCTTCATCGGCGGCGCGGACGGCGGCAAGACCAACGGCGGCGGCACCAACGCGGGTGCGGGCGGGCGCAACTGA
- a CDS encoding WhiB family transcriptional regulator gives MGWVTDWSAQAACRTTDPDELFVQGAAQNRAKAVCTGCPVRTECLADALDNRVEFGVWGGMTERERRALLRRRPTVTSWRRLLETARTEYERSAGILPVGLDDDETYETYAAVG, from the coding sequence ATGGGCTGGGTAACCGACTGGAGTGCGCAGGCAGCCTGCCGCACTACCGATCCGGATGAACTGTTCGTACAAGGAGCGGCGCAGAACAGGGCCAAGGCGGTGTGCACCGGATGCCCGGTGCGGACCGAGTGCCTGGCCGACGCGCTCGACAACCGTGTCGAGTTCGGCGTATGGGGTGGCATGACCGAGCGGGAGCGGCGCGCGTTGCTGCGCAGGCGTCCCACCGTCACCTCCTGGCGCCGGCTGCTCGAGACCGCGCGTACCGAGTACGAGCGGAGCGCGGGCATTCTGCCCGTGGGCCTGGACGACGACGAGACATACGAGACGTACGCGGCCGTCGGGTAA
- a CDS encoding ArsA family ATPase: MTPPTATTQGITHGISHGIALQDTPLLDIDLLLDDPGTRIIVCCGAGGVGKTTTAAALGVRAAERGRKAVVLTIDPARRLAQSMGIDLLDNTPRRVDGIKGDGELHAMMLDMKRTFDEIVEAHADPARARAILDNPFYQSLSAGFAGTQEYMAMEKLGQLRARDEWDLIVVDTPPSRSALDFLDAPKRLGSFLDGKFIKLLMAPAKMGGRAGMKFLNVGMSMMTGTLGKLLGGQLLRDVQTFVAAMDTMFGGFRTRADATYRLLQAPGTAFLVVAAPERDALREAAYFVERLAAEEMPLAGLVLNRVHGSGAARLSAERALAAAENLDEGGIVDQEAGKAGPRDSTDPSPAVESAPEHASAGPSAPSAPPIAQLTAGLLRLHAERMQVLAREQRTRDRFTALHPEVAVAQVAALPGDVHDLAGLRAIGDRLTTGGDPAGAA; this comes from the coding sequence ATGACGCCGCCCACAGCGACGACGCAAGGCATCACGCACGGCATCTCGCACGGCATCGCCCTCCAGGACACGCCGCTGCTCGACATCGACCTGCTGCTCGACGACCCGGGCACCCGCATCATCGTGTGCTGCGGCGCCGGCGGGGTCGGCAAGACGACGACCGCGGCCGCCCTGGGCGTACGGGCGGCGGAGCGCGGCCGCAAGGCGGTCGTCCTGACCATCGACCCGGCGCGCAGGCTGGCCCAGTCGATGGGCATCGACCTGCTCGACAACACACCGCGCCGCGTCGACGGCATCAAGGGCGACGGCGAGCTGCACGCCATGATGCTCGACATGAAGCGCACCTTCGACGAGATCGTCGAGGCGCACGCGGACCCGGCGCGGGCCCGGGCCATTCTGGACAACCCCTTCTACCAGTCCCTGTCGGCCGGTTTCGCGGGCACGCAGGAGTACATGGCGATGGAGAAGCTGGGGCAGCTGCGGGCGCGCGACGAATGGGACCTCATCGTCGTGGACACTCCCCCGTCCCGCTCGGCCCTGGACTTCCTGGACGCGCCCAAGCGGCTGGGGTCGTTCCTGGACGGCAAGTTCATCAAGCTGCTGATGGCTCCGGCGAAGATGGGTGGCCGGGCCGGGATGAAGTTCCTGAATGTCGGTATGTCGATGATGACCGGCACGCTCGGGAAGCTGCTGGGCGGTCAGCTGCTGCGTGACGTACAGACCTTCGTGGCCGCGATGGACACGATGTTCGGCGGCTTCCGCACCCGCGCGGACGCCACGTACCGGCTGCTGCAGGCGCCGGGCACCGCGTTCCTGGTGGTGGCGGCCCCGGAGCGGGACGCGCTGCGCGAGGCGGCGTACTTCGTGGAGCGGCTGGCCGCGGAGGAGATGCCGCTGGCCGGGCTCGTGCTCAACCGGGTCCATGGCAGCGGCGCCGCCCGGCTGTCGGCCGAGCGGGCGCTCGCCGCCGCGGAAAATCTTGACGAAGGCGGCATTGTGGATCAGGAGGCCGGGAAGGCTGGTCCTCGTGACTCCACGGACCCCTCTCCCGCCGTGGAGTCGGCCCCTGAACACGCGTCGGCAGGCCCGTCCGCTCCGTCGGCGCCGCCGATCGCGCAGCTGACCGCGGGGCTGCTCCGTCTGCATGCCGAGCGGATGCAGGTGCTCGCGCGCGAACAGCGCACGCGCGACCGCTTCACCGCGCTCCACCCCGAGGTGGCGGTGGCCCAAGTCGCCGCCCTGCCGGGCGATGTGCACGACCTCGCGGGGCTGCGGGCCATCGGCGACCGGCTCACGACCGGTGGTGACCCGGCCGGAGCTGCGTAA